Proteins found in one Aquibium microcysteis genomic segment:
- a CDS encoding FdhF/YdeP family oxidoreductase, whose amino-acid sequence MTRRARHKTYDQPTGGWGSVKSLARHAKAQKAVATLGSLVKDHNKPGGYMCTSCAWAKPAQPHAAEFCENGGKATFWDLTSKRTTPDFFARHTVTELLDWSDFDLENEGRLTHPMRYDAATDRYVETSWEQAFQDIGGKLKGYDPKNVVFYASGRASLETSYMYQLLARLYGNNNLPDSSNMCHETTSVALPQSIGTPVGTVLLEDFAQTDCILSFGQNVGTNAPRLLHSLQEARERDVPIIVFNPLRERGWEAFVNPQRPGQMLTNSPTQIATQYCQPRAGADIAAMMGIARSVFELDDAARRAGRERVLDEAFIAEHTHGFEAFEARVRATSWTEIETTSGLTRAALEAAGATYARAKAVIAIFGMGLTQHRLGVDNVQMLINLLLMRGNLGKPGAGICPVRGHSNVQGQRTVGIAEKAKLVPLDRLAAQYGFEPPRQDGLNTVEACEAIAAGTVQAFIGLGGNFVRAIPERELMERTWRDMDLSVQIATKLNRTHLVTARSTWLLPTLVRSEIDAQASGPQIVTMEDSTTCIHASHGRHRPASPHLLSEPKIVAEIAKATLAPNPMVPWDEWVADYARVRDAIEETFPDDFHDFNRRLDIPGGFPRPVAARNRKWETDTGKANFKLPKALSASFDDGDDPDILRLITLRSNDQFNTTVYGYADRLRGIHDSRMIVMINALDRERLGVAKGGTLRLTTAVDDGLSRSMGGFQAIDYDIPRGTVAAYFPECNPLIPLWHYAEESKTPAAKSVPVRISPDER is encoded by the coding sequence ATGACGCGACGCGCCCGCCACAAGACCTACGACCAGCCGACGGGCGGCTGGGGCTCCGTCAAGTCGCTCGCCCGTCACGCCAAGGCGCAGAAGGCGGTCGCGACGCTGGGCAGCCTGGTGAAGGACCACAACAAGCCCGGCGGCTACATGTGCACCAGCTGCGCCTGGGCGAAGCCGGCGCAGCCGCACGCTGCCGAGTTCTGCGAGAACGGCGGCAAGGCGACGTTCTGGGACCTGACCTCCAAGCGCACCACGCCCGACTTCTTCGCCCGCCACACGGTCACGGAACTGCTGGACTGGTCCGACTTCGATCTCGAGAACGAGGGCCGGCTGACGCATCCGATGCGCTACGACGCAGCCACCGACCGCTATGTCGAGACGAGCTGGGAGCAGGCCTTCCAGGACATCGGCGGGAAGCTGAAGGGATACGATCCGAAGAACGTCGTGTTCTACGCCTCCGGCCGCGCCTCGCTGGAAACGTCGTACATGTACCAGCTGCTGGCCCGGCTCTACGGCAACAACAACCTGCCCGACAGTTCCAACATGTGCCACGAGACCACGTCGGTGGCCCTGCCGCAGAGCATCGGCACGCCGGTGGGCACCGTGCTTCTGGAGGATTTCGCCCAGACCGACTGCATCCTCTCCTTCGGCCAGAACGTCGGAACGAATGCGCCGCGCCTGCTGCACAGCCTGCAGGAGGCGCGCGAGCGCGACGTGCCGATCATCGTCTTCAACCCGCTGCGCGAGCGCGGCTGGGAGGCCTTCGTCAATCCGCAGCGTCCCGGCCAGATGCTGACCAACAGTCCGACGCAGATCGCCACCCAATACTGCCAGCCGCGTGCGGGCGCCGACATCGCGGCCATGATGGGCATCGCCAGGTCGGTGTTCGAACTCGACGACGCGGCGCGGCGCGCCGGCCGCGAGCGCGTCCTCGACGAAGCCTTCATCGCCGAACACACGCACGGTTTCGAGGCCTTCGAAGCCAGGGTGCGCGCGACGTCCTGGACCGAGATCGAGACGACGAGCGGCCTGACCCGCGCCGCGCTCGAAGCGGCGGGCGCCACCTATGCGCGGGCGAAAGCCGTCATCGCCATCTTCGGCATGGGCCTGACGCAGCATCGGCTGGGCGTCGACAACGTGCAGATGCTGATCAACCTGCTCCTGATGCGCGGCAATCTCGGCAAGCCGGGCGCCGGCATCTGCCCGGTGCGGGGCCATTCCAACGTCCAGGGCCAGCGCACGGTCGGCATCGCCGAGAAGGCGAAGCTCGTGCCGCTCGACCGGCTTGCCGCGCAATACGGCTTCGAGCCGCCGCGGCAGGACGGCCTGAACACGGTCGAGGCCTGCGAGGCGATCGCCGCCGGGACGGTGCAGGCATTCATCGGCCTGGGCGGCAATTTCGTGCGCGCCATTCCGGAGCGCGAACTGATGGAGCGCACCTGGCGCGACATGGACCTCTCCGTCCAGATCGCCACCAAGCTCAATCGCACGCATCTGGTGACGGCGCGGTCGACCTGGCTGCTGCCGACGCTCGTCCGCTCCGAGATCGACGCGCAGGCGAGCGGTCCGCAGATCGTCACGATGGAGGACTCCACCACCTGCATCCACGCCTCGCACGGCAGGCACAGGCCGGCGAGCCCGCATCTGCTCTCGGAGCCGAAGATCGTCGCGGAGATCGCCAAGGCGACGCTCGCGCCGAACCCGATGGTACCATGGGACGAATGGGTGGCCGACTATGCGCGCGTGCGCGACGCGATCGAAGAGACCTTCCCGGACGATTTCCACGACTTCAACCGGCGCCTCGACATCCCCGGCGGCTTTCCGCGTCCGGTGGCGGCCCGGAACCGCAAGTGGGAGACGGACACCGGCAAGGCGAACTTCAAGCTGCCCAAGGCCCTGTCCGCGAGCTTCGACGACGGAGACGATCCGGACATCCTGCGGCTGATCACGCTGCGGTCGAACGACCAGTTCAACACGACGGTCTACGGCTATGCCGATCGGCTGCGGGGCATCCACGATTCGCGCATGATCGTGATGATCAACGCGCTCGACCGCGAGCGCCTGGGCGTCGCCAAGGGCGGCACGCTTCGCCTGACGACTGCCGTCGACGACGGCCTGTCGCGCAGCATGGGCGGCTTCCAGGCGATCGACTACGACATCCCGCGCGGAACGGTCGCCGCCTACTTCCCGGAGTGCAACCCGCTCATCCCGTTGTGGCACTACGCCGAGGAGAGCAAGACGCCGGCCGCGAAATCGGTGCCGGTACGCATCTCGCCGGACGAGCGGTGA
- the modA gene encoding molybdate ABC transporter substrate-binding protein, producing the protein MTTIRKASLAITSVLAGALALMAGASTVMAQGRLTVFAAASLKNALDEVNAACAADVGEEATISYAGSSALARQIEEGAPADVFISADLAWMAYLSDRNLTRKDTELELLGNRIVLIAPADSTAATEIAPRFDLAGLLGDGKLAMANVDAVPAGKYGKAALEKLGVWASVEADVAQAENVRAALALVSTGEAPLGIVYQTDAAADPKVKILASFPQDTHPPIVYPVARTAASTHDAAPAFLDCLQTAKAKALFEKQGFTVLAPVVSN; encoded by the coding sequence ATGACGACAATTCGCAAAGCCAGTCTCGCCATCACTTCGGTTCTGGCCGGCGCGCTCGCGCTGATGGCGGGTGCCTCGACGGTGATGGCGCAGGGCAGGCTGACGGTCTTCGCCGCGGCGAGCCTGAAGAACGCTCTGGACGAGGTCAACGCGGCCTGCGCTGCGGATGTCGGCGAAGAGGCGACGATCTCCTATGCCGGCAGTTCCGCGCTCGCCAGGCAGATCGAGGAGGGCGCGCCGGCGGACGTCTTCATCTCCGCCGACCTCGCCTGGATGGCCTATCTCTCGGACAGGAACCTGACGAGGAAGGACACGGAGCTGGAACTCCTCGGCAACCGGATCGTCCTCATCGCGCCGGCGGATTCGACGGCCGCAACCGAGATCGCCCCGCGCTTCGATCTCGCCGGGCTGCTCGGCGACGGCAAGCTCGCGATGGCCAATGTCGATGCGGTTCCGGCCGGCAAATACGGCAAGGCGGCGCTGGAAAAACTCGGCGTCTGGGCCTCCGTCGAGGCCGACGTGGCACAGGCCGAGAACGTGCGTGCCGCGCTGGCGCTCGTCTCCACCGGGGAGGCCCCGCTCGGCATCGTCTACCAGACGGATGCGGCCGCCGATCCGAAGGTGAAGATCCTCGCCAGCTTCCCGCAGGACACGCACCCGCCGATCGTCTATCCGGTGGCGCGGACCGCCGCGTCGACGCATGATGCCGCACCGGCCTTCCTCGACTGCCTGCAGACGGCGAAGGCGAAGGCCCTGTTCGAGAAGCAGGGCTTCACCGTCCTGGCGCCCGTCGTTTCGAACTGA
- the modB gene encoding molybdate ABC transporter permease subunit — protein MEWLHLSPDEWNAVRLSLRVSVWATIASLPLGIVVAWVLARKSFWGKSILNGIVHLPLILPPVVTGYLLLLTFGRRGPAGAFLESCCGIVFSFRWTGAALACAVMAFPLMVRAIRLSIEAVDRRLEAAAGTLGASPAWVFATITLPLILPGIIAGMILAFAKAMGEFGATITFVSNIPGETQTLPSAIYTFTQVPGGDVGALRLTLVSIAIAMAALVASEVLARRISRRMDIE, from the coding sequence ATGGAGTGGCTGCACCTCAGTCCCGACGAATGGAACGCCGTGCGGCTGTCGCTGCGCGTGTCCGTCTGGGCCACGATCGCCTCGCTGCCGCTCGGCATCGTCGTGGCCTGGGTGCTGGCGCGCAAATCGTTCTGGGGCAAGTCGATCCTGAACGGCATCGTGCACCTGCCGCTCATCCTGCCGCCGGTCGTCACAGGCTATCTGCTGCTCTTGACCTTCGGGCGGCGGGGGCCTGCCGGCGCCTTTCTCGAAAGCTGCTGCGGCATCGTCTTCTCGTTCCGCTGGACGGGGGCGGCGCTCGCCTGCGCGGTGATGGCCTTTCCGCTGATGGTGCGGGCGATCCGGCTGTCGATCGAGGCGGTCGATCGCCGGCTGGAGGCTGCGGCCGGCACGCTGGGCGCCAGCCCGGCCTGGGTCTTCGCCACCATCACCCTGCCGCTGATCCTGCCCGGCATCATCGCGGGCATGATCCTTGCCTTCGCCAAGGCGATGGGCGAGTTCGGCGCGACCATCACCTTCGTCTCCAACATTCCCGGCGAGACGCAGACGCTGCCCTCGGCGATCTACACCTTCACGCAGGTCCCCGGCGGCGACGTCGGCGCGCTCCGGCTCACCCTCGTCTCGATCGCCATCGCCATGGCGGCGCTCGTCGCCTCCGAGGTGCTGGCGCGGCGCATCAGCCGGCGGATGGACATCGAATGA
- the modC gene encoding molybdenum ABC transporter ATP-binding protein produces MTLSVDIRHRQGAFDLEAAFESGGRLTALFGTSGSGKTTLVNLVAGLVRPAEGRIAIDGRVLVDTAARIFVPAHRRRIGYVFQDARLFPHLTVGQNLRYGRFFAPPRERYADMAAVVDMLGIGHLLDRRPGLLSGGEKQRVAIGRALVASPRLILMDEPLAALDDARKAEILPYVERLRDETRIPIVYVSHSIAEVSRLATDVVVLSGGRVRAAGPAADVLSRPDALPVGERDETGALVDLEIASQDDEFGLTVLRSSAGEWRLPRIDRPIGTKVRARIRARDVMIMTQAPAGISALNVLPARIEHVTSGEGADALVTLASGTDRLLVRITRRSIQALDIAAGRDVYAVVKSVSFDGGNPAHAAPRAAAPE; encoded by the coding sequence ATGACGCTGTCCGTCGACATCCGCCATCGGCAGGGCGCCTTCGACCTCGAAGCCGCCTTCGAGAGCGGCGGCCGGCTGACGGCGCTGTTCGGCACGTCGGGATCGGGCAAGACCACGCTGGTCAATCTGGTGGCCGGTCTCGTCCGGCCGGCCGAAGGCCGCATCGCCATCGACGGCCGCGTCCTCGTCGACACCGCGGCCAGGATCTTCGTTCCCGCGCACCGCCGGCGCATCGGCTACGTGTTCCAGGACGCGCGGCTGTTCCCGCACCTGACCGTCGGCCAGAACCTGCGCTACGGTCGCTTCTTCGCGCCGCCGCGCGAGCGCTATGCCGACATGGCCGCCGTCGTCGACATGCTCGGCATCGGCCACCTGCTCGACCGCCGTCCGGGCCTCCTGTCGGGCGGCGAGAAGCAGCGCGTGGCCATCGGCCGGGCCCTGGTCGCGAGCCCGCGGCTCATCCTCATGGACGAGCCGCTGGCCGCGCTCGACGATGCGCGCAAGGCCGAGATCCTGCCCTATGTCGAGCGGCTCCGCGACGAGACCAGGATTCCGATCGTCTATGTCAGCCATTCGATCGCCGAGGTCTCGCGGCTGGCGACGGACGTGGTCGTCCTGTCCGGCGGCCGCGTGCGTGCCGCGGGCCCGGCCGCCGACGTCCTGTCGCGACCCGATGCGCTGCCCGTGGGCGAGCGCGACGAGACGGGCGCGCTGGTGGACCTGGAGATCGCGTCCCAGGACGACGAATTCGGCCTGACCGTGCTGCGCTCGTCCGCCGGCGAGTGGCGCCTGCCGCGCATCGACCGGCCCATCGGCACGAAGGTCCGCGCCCGCATCCGGGCGCGCGACGTCATGATCATGACGCAGGCGCCGGCGGGCATCAGCGCGCTCAACGTGCTGCCTGCGCGCATCGAGCACGTGACATCGGGCGAGGGGGCCGACGCGCTGGTGACGCTGGCGAGCGGCACCGACCGCCTGCTTGTCCGCATCACCCGCCGCTCGATCCAGGCCCTCGACATAGCCGCAGGCCGCGACGTCTACGCCGTCGTCAAATCGGTCAGCTTCGACGGCGGCAACCCCGCTCACGCCGCGCCGCGCGCCGCCGCTCCGGAGTGA
- a CDS encoding PAS domain S-box protein: protein MNEAAAYRLERDRLVRVIESSTSEIFIFRSDDFRFVFANKGAQENLGFSAAELRSMTPLDIKPDFDRASFLTLIGPLLDGSVRQVVFQTVHRRKDGTRYVASIRLQLMDESEPALFYAAVQDVTARVATERQLEQTSRRLNAVLENTMMGVFLMDARQHCVYMNKAAERMTGYKLEETAGRPLHDVIHHTHPDGRPFPIEDCAIDRALPREMQVQGREVFVHKDGSFYPVGFTASPIRDENGNGIGTVIEARNITEELQAEETARAFNENLAVQVERAVAEREALTLQLIQSQKMEAIGKLTGGIAHDFNNLLQVIGGNLQLLSKDLAGHDQAQARIGNALAGVSRGSKLASQLLSFGRRQPLQPSVINIGRLVRSMDDMLRRALGEAVEVETVISGGLWNTAIDATQLENALLNLAINARDALGGQGKLTIEASNGFLDDAYAREYADVAPGQYVVIAVTDNGPGMTEEVQRQAFDPFFTTKPEGQGTGLGLSMVYGFVKQSGGHIKIYSEPGDGTTIRMYLPRSTDPEAVPHPKKASAPVGGSETILVVEDDEDVRETVVAMLSDLGYKVVKAKDADSALTIVESGLPIDLLFTDVVMPGKLRSPELARIAQSRVPGIKVLFTSGYTQNAIVHGGKLDENVELLSKPYSRDELGLKIRSVLGPARMPAAERPRRLRVLIVEDEPLILVTAVEMVEDLGHEVQQALTVAEAERILSGGSIDLLMVDLGLPDGSGQDLAAAAQRKHPRLKVLIASGQQLSLDGEPAMAAVSKPYSEKQIAAAIAQLFGAAEKG from the coding sequence ATGAATGAAGCGGCCGCCTACCGCCTGGAGCGGGATCGCCTCGTGCGCGTCATCGAAAGCTCGACGAGCGAGATCTTCATCTTCCGATCCGACGACTTCCGGTTCGTGTTCGCCAACAAGGGTGCTCAGGAGAATCTGGGGTTCTCGGCTGCCGAACTCAGGAGCATGACGCCCCTCGACATCAAGCCGGACTTCGACCGCGCCTCCTTCCTGACGCTCATCGGGCCGCTGCTCGACGGTTCGGTGCGTCAGGTCGTCTTCCAGACGGTGCACCGGCGCAAGGACGGGACGCGGTACGTCGCCTCGATCCGGCTGCAACTGATGGACGAGAGCGAGCCGGCGCTGTTCTACGCGGCCGTCCAGGACGTGACCGCGCGGGTCGCCACCGAGAGGCAGCTCGAGCAGACGAGCCGGCGGCTCAACGCCGTCCTGGAGAACACGATGATGGGGGTGTTCCTGATGGATGCCCGCCAGCACTGCGTCTACATGAACAAGGCGGCCGAGCGGATGACCGGCTACAAACTCGAGGAGACGGCCGGGCGGCCGCTCCACGACGTCATCCACCACACGCATCCCGATGGGCGTCCCTTCCCGATCGAGGACTGCGCCATCGACCGCGCGCTGCCCCGGGAGATGCAGGTGCAGGGCCGCGAGGTGTTCGTCCATAAGGACGGTTCGTTCTATCCCGTGGGCTTCACGGCGAGCCCGATCCGCGACGAGAACGGCAACGGTATCGGAACCGTCATCGAGGCACGCAACATCACCGAAGAGCTGCAGGCGGAGGAGACGGCCCGCGCCTTCAACGAGAACCTGGCCGTGCAGGTCGAGCGCGCCGTCGCGGAGCGCGAGGCGCTCACCCTCCAGCTGATCCAGTCGCAGAAGATGGAGGCGATCGGCAAGCTGACCGGCGGCATCGCGCACGACTTCAACAACCTGCTCCAGGTCATCGGTGGCAACCTGCAGCTCCTGTCGAAGGATCTGGCCGGCCATGATCAGGCGCAGGCAAGGATCGGCAACGCCCTGGCCGGGGTGTCACGCGGGTCGAAGCTGGCATCCCAGCTCCTGTCGTTCGGCCGGCGTCAGCCCCTGCAGCCTTCGGTCATCAACATCGGCAGGCTGGTCCGGTCGATGGACGACATGCTGCGTCGGGCGCTCGGGGAGGCCGTCGAGGTGGAGACGGTGATTTCCGGCGGGCTCTGGAACACCGCCATTGACGCCACGCAGCTCGAGAACGCCCTGCTCAACCTGGCGATCAACGCCCGGGATGCGCTGGGCGGGCAGGGAAAGCTGACCATCGAGGCCAGCAACGGCTTTCTCGACGATGCCTATGCGCGCGAGTACGCCGACGTCGCGCCGGGCCAGTACGTCGTCATCGCGGTCACGGACAACGGGCCCGGCATGACGGAGGAGGTGCAGCGGCAGGCCTTCGATCCCTTCTTCACCACCAAGCCGGAAGGCCAAGGCACCGGCCTCGGGCTCAGCATGGTCTACGGCTTCGTCAAGCAGTCCGGAGGCCACATCAAGATCTACAGCGAGCCCGGCGACGGCACGACGATCCGGATGTACCTGCCGCGCTCGACCGATCCCGAAGCCGTTCCGCATCCCAAGAAGGCGAGCGCGCCCGTCGGCGGCAGCGAGACGATCCTCGTCGTCGAGGACGACGAGGACGTGCGCGAGACGGTCGTGGCCATGCTCTCCGACCTCGGTTACAAGGTCGTCAAGGCCAAGGATGCCGACAGCGCGCTGACCATCGTGGAGAGCGGGCTGCCGATCGACCTTCTCTTCACCGACGTGGTGATGCCGGGCAAGCTTCGCAGTCCGGAACTGGCGCGAATCGCGCAGAGCCGGGTGCCCGGGATCAAGGTTCTCTTCACATCGGGATACACGCAGAACGCCATCGTGCACGGCGGCAAGCTGGACGAGAACGTCGAGCTCCTGAGCAAGCCCTATTCGCGCGACGAACTCGGTCTCAAGATCCGGTCGGTGCTCGGGCCGGCGAGGATGCCCGCGGCCGAAAGGCCCCGCCGGCTGCGCGTCCTGATCGTCGAGGACGAGCCCCTGATCCTGGTGACGGCGGTGGAGATGGTGGAAGACCTTGGCCACGAGGTGCAGCAGGCGCTGACCGTGGCCGAGGCGGAGCGGATCCTGTCCGGCGGTTCCATCGACCTCTTGATGGTGGATCTCGGATTGCCCGACGGGAGCGGGCAGGATCTCGCCGCTGCGGCGCAGCGCAAGCACCCGCGCCTGAAGGTCCTGATCGCATCCGGCCAGCAGCTGTCGCTGGACGGTGAGCCGGCCATGGCGGCCGTATCGAAACCGTACAGCGAAAAGCAGATCGCCGCGGCGATAGCCCAGCTCTTCGGCGCAGCGGAAAAGGGCTGA
- the thyA gene encoding thymidylate synthase, whose protein sequence is MRTHPERQYLDLIERILEGGDRRVDRTGVGTLSVFGATMRFDLSDGTIPVLTTKKVFWKTAIKEMLWFLTGGTNIRELLRENVRIWTDWPLARYRRETGAAIDQAGFEARVLADEAFAARWGELGPVYGKQWRRWQGADGREHDQIAEVIRTIRENPGSRRMLFHGWNVPDLPGMALPPCHMVYQFHVHSSGRLNMAMYQRSGDALLGLPFNFVGAAALQAMVAQQTDLVPGEFVWMGGDVHLYLNHLDQAREQMRREPRPFPSLSLARRPATIDGYRIEDFVVTGYDSHPPIAADVAV, encoded by the coding sequence ATGCGGACCCATCCCGAACGGCAGTATCTCGACCTGATCGAGCGGATCCTGGAGGGCGGCGACCGCCGCGTCGACCGCACCGGCGTCGGCACGCTGTCGGTGTTCGGGGCGACCATGCGCTTCGACCTGTCGGACGGCACGATCCCGGTGCTGACCACCAAGAAGGTCTTCTGGAAGACGGCGATCAAGGAGATGCTCTGGTTCCTCACCGGCGGCACAAACATCCGCGAACTGCTCCGGGAGAACGTGCGGATCTGGACCGACTGGCCGCTCGCCCGCTACCGCCGGGAGACCGGCGCGGCGATCGACCAGGCCGGGTTCGAGGCCCGGGTGCTGGCCGACGAGGCATTCGCCGCGCGCTGGGGCGAGCTCGGCCCCGTCTACGGCAAGCAGTGGCGGCGCTGGCAGGGCGCGGACGGACGCGAGCACGACCAGATCGCCGAGGTAATCCGCACGATCCGCGAGAATCCCGGGAGCCGGCGCATGCTGTTCCACGGCTGGAACGTGCCGGACCTGCCCGGCATGGCACTGCCCCCCTGCCACATGGTCTACCAGTTCCACGTCCATTCGAGCGGCCGCCTCAACATGGCGATGTACCAGCGCTCCGGCGACGCGCTGCTCGGCCTGCCCTTCAATTTCGTCGGCGCCGCGGCGCTCCAGGCCATGGTGGCGCAGCAGACCGATCTCGTTCCCGGCGAGTTCGTCTGGATGGGCGGCGACGTGCATCTCTATCTGAACCACCTCGACCAGGCGCGCGAACAGATGCGGCGTGAGCCGAGGCCGTTCCCGTCGCTTTCGCTGGCGCGCCGGCCCGCCACCATCGACGGGTACCGGATCGAGGACTTCGTGGTGACGGGCTACGACAGCCATCCGCCGATCGCGGCCGACGTCGCCGTCTGA
- a CDS encoding TonB-dependent receptor domain-containing protein has protein sequence MAACRNLSFGTALSLVFLVSSAGAALTQSQLRDPAAESKKAKTDDEVTVLPRLDVGAGAEGSAGTQVIAVTREELERKQPTDLQEIFAGEPAVAVGGAIPSTQKLYVNGVDETNLAVTVDGSRQNNKVFHHNGTYLLDPALLKAVTVQAGVAPADAGPGAFAGSIGFETVDVDDLLQPGRTFGGFLSGTWDTNSGTFVSGVSGYGRHGGFEYLGFVNYSQGGNYQAGNGEEMLGTGTNLISGLGKVAYETLGGHRFELSHEQVRDDDLRPYRANAYINIRNEPVLRQYTLDRQNTVFTYTVDKPAGWWDPKIVLAYSRTQVETPVYSRGSGALLAPAVGATASVNGKVENRFNLDAGSVTAGIDFYSDRAKLDYSEPGAEEHPEEKASNVGAYAQARLEPTDRARLSFGGRVDNQWFTGTDRSEWRNAGISGNVSGEYDLVPDFLTAKAGAARVWGGVPLAENFIQNPAWTYGDGPSPVTSVSLTAGLEARWNGFTVEGNVFQSDIRNARSAVYGGGATRSYDLDSWGWEVGAGYDWGNAWVRAKYADIRGEVDGVAADSEVGRYLTTPLGQIATLTAGWRHEPWGLTLGGDAEFGLESDATLARHPSDPVSDKLPLPAYQVFNAFAEWTPPSRQNVTLRLEARNIFDETYTSRASYGQDFLGVKPHFEPGRTFRLNARVAF, from the coding sequence ATGGCCGCCTGTCGCAACCTGTCGTTCGGGACCGCGCTGTCCCTCGTGTTCCTCGTTTCGTCGGCGGGGGCCGCGTTGACCCAGTCCCAGCTCCGCGATCCGGCAGCCGAGAGCAAAAAGGCGAAGACGGACGACGAGGTGACCGTCCTGCCGCGACTCGACGTCGGCGCAGGTGCCGAGGGCTCGGCCGGAACGCAGGTGATCGCCGTCACGCGCGAGGAACTGGAGCGCAAGCAGCCGACCGACCTGCAGGAAATCTTCGCCGGTGAGCCTGCCGTGGCCGTCGGCGGTGCCATTCCCAGCACCCAGAAGCTCTACGTCAACGGCGTCGACGAGACCAACCTCGCTGTCACCGTCGACGGCTCGCGCCAGAACAACAAGGTGTTCCACCACAACGGCACCTATCTGCTCGATCCCGCGCTGCTGAAGGCGGTGACCGTGCAGGCGGGCGTGGCGCCTGCCGACGCCGGTCCCGGCGCCTTCGCGGGCTCCATCGGCTTCGAGACGGTCGACGTGGACGACCTGCTTCAGCCGGGCCGGACCTTCGGCGGCTTCCTCAGCGGCACCTGGGACACCAACTCCGGCACCTTCGTCAGCGGCGTCAGCGGCTATGGCCGCCACGGCGGCTTCGAATATCTCGGTTTCGTGAACTATTCGCAGGGTGGCAACTACCAGGCCGGCAACGGCGAGGAGATGCTCGGCACCGGAACCAATCTGATCAGCGGCCTGGGCAAGGTGGCCTACGAGACCCTCGGCGGCCACCGGTTCGAGCTCAGCCACGAGCAGGTGCGCGACGACGACCTGCGTCCCTATCGGGCCAACGCCTACATCAACATCCGCAACGAGCCGGTGCTGCGCCAGTACACGCTCGACCGCCAGAACACCGTCTTCACCTACACGGTCGACAAGCCGGCCGGCTGGTGGGACCCGAAGATCGTGCTGGCCTACAGCCGCACCCAGGTCGAGACACCCGTCTACAGCCGCGGCTCCGGCGCTCTCCTGGCGCCCGCGGTCGGTGCGACGGCGAGCGTCAACGGCAAGGTCGAGAACCGCTTCAACCTCGACGCAGGCAGCGTGACCGCCGGCATCGACTTCTATTCCGACCGCGCGAAGCTCGACTACAGCGAGCCGGGCGCGGAGGAGCACCCGGAGGAGAAGGCGAGCAATGTCGGAGCCTATGCGCAGGCGCGTCTGGAACCCACCGACCGTGCCCGCCTGTCCTTCGGCGGCCGTGTCGACAACCAGTGGTTCACCGGAACCGACCGTTCGGAGTGGCGCAATGCGGGCATCTCCGGCAACGTCTCGGGCGAATATGACCTCGTGCCCGACTTCCTCACGGCGAAGGCCGGTGCGGCCCGGGTCTGGGGCGGCGTCCCGCTGGCGGAGAACTTCATCCAGAACCCCGCCTGGACCTATGGCGACGGGCCGTCGCCGGTCACCTCGGTCAGCCTGACCGCCGGGCTGGAGGCGAGGTGGAACGGCTTCACGGTGGAAGGGAACGTCTTCCAGTCCGACATCCGCAATGCCCGCTCGGCCGTCTACGGCGGCGGCGCCACCCGCAGCTACGACCTCGACAGCTGGGGCTGGGAGGTCGGCGCCGGCTACGACTGGGGCAACGCCTGGGTCAGGGCGAAGTATGCCGACATCCGCGGCGAGGTGGACGGCGTGGCGGCCGATTCGGAGGTCGGACGCTACCTGACGACTCCGCTCGGCCAGATCGCGACGCTGACGGCGGGCTGGCGCCACGAGCCCTGGGGTCTGACGTTGGGCGGCGACGCCGAGTTCGGCCTCGAAAGTGACGCCACGCTGGCCAGGCACCCGTCGGACCCGGTTTCCGACAAGCTGCCGCTGCCGGCCTATCAGGTCTTCAACGCCTTCGCGGAATGGACGCCGCCCTCGCGGCAGAACGTGACGCTGCGGCTGGAGGCGCGCAACATCTTCGACGAGACCTATACGAGCCGGGCGAGCTACGGCCAGGATTTCCTCGGTGTGAAGCCTCATTTCGAGCCTGGGCGCACCTTCCGCCTCAACGCCCGCGTCGCGTTCTGA